The following proteins come from a genomic window of Paenibacillus spongiae:
- the rseP gene encoding RIP metalloprotease RseP encodes MEMIQIVFMTVLVFFAIVTIHEWGHFYFAKRAGILVREFAIGFGPKLISIKRGETRYTLRLVPAGGFVRMAGEDPELVEIQPGQTIAVRLNDNRVTRLYLDRLEERSNVIRGEVETIDLEDRLKITLSADGVSETYDVHPQALMIAKGKETQIAPKDRQFGSKTVGQRALAIVAGPVMNFVLAYVLFFLYFQMAGVPMENPDKLLIGNVSEGMPASEANIKVGDVIDSVNGVKIGTDFDKMISLIGKSPNKPIEFKVIRDGAPITMTITPQPDKESGEGKLGISAAYPTRAAGIGETFSLSGIAMKNMTVSIFEGFKKLILGDFKLDDLGGPVRTAQVTSEIAKQGIAKLTSWAALLSLYLGIFNLLPIPALDGSRLIFLGVEALRGRPVDPNRESMVHFIGFAMLMLLMLAVTYNDILRLVRGEQ; translated from the coding sequence ATGGAAATGATTCAAATCGTCTTTATGACCGTGCTGGTCTTCTTCGCGATCGTAACGATCCATGAATGGGGTCATTTCTATTTCGCGAAGCGGGCAGGCATTCTGGTCAGAGAATTCGCTATCGGCTTCGGCCCCAAGCTGATATCCATTAAGCGCGGGGAAACACGCTATACGCTGCGGCTCGTTCCGGCAGGCGGATTCGTCCGGATGGCGGGCGAAGATCCGGAGCTGGTCGAAATACAGCCCGGTCAGACGATTGCCGTACGATTGAACGATAATCGGGTAACGCGTCTATACTTGGATCGTCTTGAAGAGCGCTCCAATGTCATTCGCGGTGAGGTCGAAACGATCGATCTTGAAGACCGCCTGAAGATTACGCTATCGGCTGACGGCGTCAGCGAAACGTATGATGTCCACCCGCAGGCGCTGATGATCGCCAAAGGAAAAGAGACGCAAATCGCGCCGAAGGATCGCCAATTCGGCAGCAAAACCGTCGGACAGCGCGCTCTGGCTATCGTGGCCGGCCCGGTTATGAATTTCGTTCTCGCCTATGTGCTGTTCTTTCTCTACTTTCAGATGGCGGGCGTGCCGATGGAGAATCCTGACAAGCTGTTGATCGGGAATGTATCGGAGGGCATGCCGGCATCCGAGGCCAATATTAAAGTTGGCGATGTCATCGATTCGGTCAATGGCGTGAAGATCGGTACGGATTTTGACAAAATGATTTCGCTTATCGGAAAATCTCCGAATAAGCCGATCGAGTTCAAGGTCATCCGTGACGGCGCTCCGATTACGATGACCATCACACCGCAGCCCGATAAGGAATCGGGTGAAGGCAAATTGGGCATATCCGCGGCTTATCCGACTCGGGCGGCTGGGATTGGAGAGACCTTCTCCTTGTCGGGCATAGCCATGAAGAATATGACAGTCAGTATTTTCGAAGGCTTCAAGAAGCTCATTCTCGGCGATTTCAAGCTGGACGATTTAGGCGGGCCTGTACGTACAGCACAGGTAACGAGCGAAATCGCCAAGCAGGGGATTGCGAAGCTAACCTCATGGGCTGCACTGTTAAGCTTGTATCTGGGCATCTTCAACCTGCTGCCGATACCGGCGCTTGACGGAAGCCGTCTTATATTTCTGGGCGTGGAAGCATTGCGCGGCAGACCGGTCGATCCGAACCGGGAGAGTATGGTGCATTTCATCGGCTTTGCGATGCTAATGCTGCTTATGCTGGCCGTTACGTATAACGATATTTTGCGATTGGTTAGAGGGGAGCAGTAG
- the proS gene encoding proline--tRNA ligase — protein MSKDKQFVTEITPQGEDFSKWYIDVIKKADLMDYSPVRGCIVFRPEGFELWENIQRELDRRFKETGHRNAYFPLFIPESFFQKEKEHVEGFNPELPWVTEAGGEKLEERLAIRPTSETIIGHMYSKWIQSYRDLPVLINQWANVVRWEKRTLPFLRTSEFLWQEGHTAHETEEEARHETMQMLNIYREFVEDFLAIPVVVGQKTPSEKFAGAVDTYSIEAMMKDGRAVQAGTSHYLGTNFAVAFDIKFLDRGNTLQFAHTTSWGVSTRLIGALIMVHGDDRGLVLPPKISPTQVVMIPIGPPKTRDQVISRVDELYAELKGAGIRVKVDDRADVSPGWKFNEYEMRGVPIRMELGPRDMENGQAVLVSRITGEKRIVAQSGIVAEIEKMLEEIHRDMFERARQFRADHSNSVETLDEMKSLQEEKRGFTLAGWCGSAACEKQVKEETGATSRNIPFEPEEKKSTCLVCGEKAEHTVVFARAY, from the coding sequence ATGTCGAAGGATAAACAATTTGTGACCGAAATTACGCCGCAGGGCGAGGATTTTTCAAAATGGTATATTGATGTGATTAAAAAAGCGGACCTGATGGATTATTCGCCGGTTCGCGGCTGTATCGTGTTCAGGCCGGAAGGCTTCGAGCTGTGGGAAAATATTCAACGCGAGCTGGATCGCCGGTTCAAGGAAACGGGCCATCGAAACGCCTATTTCCCGTTATTTATTCCCGAGAGCTTCTTCCAGAAGGAGAAGGAACACGTAGAAGGCTTTAATCCGGAGCTGCCATGGGTCACGGAAGCAGGCGGCGAGAAGCTGGAGGAGCGGCTTGCGATTCGTCCGACCTCGGAGACCATCATCGGTCATATGTATTCGAAGTGGATCCAATCTTACCGCGATCTGCCGGTGCTCATCAATCAATGGGCGAACGTCGTGCGTTGGGAGAAGCGCACGCTGCCGTTCCTGCGGACGAGCGAGTTTCTGTGGCAGGAAGGCCATACGGCCCACGAGACGGAAGAAGAAGCGCGCCATGAAACGATGCAGATGCTGAACATCTACCGCGAGTTTGTCGAAGACTTCCTGGCCATTCCGGTCGTCGTCGGACAGAAGACGCCTTCCGAGAAATTTGCCGGAGCGGTCGATACGTATTCGATCGAAGCGATGATGAAGGACGGACGCGCGGTACAAGCGGGAACGTCCCACTATCTGGGCACCAACTTTGCGGTTGCCTTCGATATTAAATTTCTGGACCGCGGCAACACGCTGCAGTTCGCGCATACCACTTCCTGGGGCGTTTCGACCCGGTTGATCGGCGCCCTCATTATGGTTCACGGCGATGACCGCGGACTTGTGCTGCCGCCGAAGATTTCGCCTACGCAGGTGGTCATGATCCCGATCGGACCGCCGAAGACGCGCGATCAGGTGATTTCCAGAGTGGATGAGTTGTACGCCGAGCTGAAAGGGGCGGGCATCCGTGTCAAGGTTGATGACCGCGCAGACGTCAGCCCGGGCTGGAAGTTCAATGAATACGAGATGCGCGGCGTGCCGATCCGCATGGAACTTGGTCCTCGCGATATGGAGAATGGACAAGCGGTGCTCGTCTCCCGGATTACCGGAGAGAAGCGCATCGTGGCCCAAAGCGGCATCGTCGCTGAAATTGAAAAGATGCTGGAAGAGATTCACCGCGATATGTTCGAACGGGCGCGTCAATTCCGTGCCGATCATTCCAATTCGGTGGAAACGCTGGATGAGATGAAATCGCTGCAGGAAGAGAAGCGCGGATTCACGCTGGCCGGCTGGTGCGGCTCCGCTGCCTGCGAGAAGCAGGTGAAGGAAGAAACGGGCGCAACGAGCCGGAATATTCCGTTCGAGCCGGAGGAGAAGAAATCGACATGTCTCGTATGCGGAGAAAAGGCTGAGCATACGGTCGTGTTTGCAAGAGCGTATTAA